Proteins encoded by one window of Candidatus Scalindua japonica:
- a CDS encoding tetratricopeptide repeat protein, with amino-acid sequence MPEIKTNTLIQEAYQLHQAGMLTKAEKLYNKLIKEQPNQIDALFLLGTLNLQQMDFDTACRFFRKTLKLMPDHAIAHCNLGTSLHGSGKLEEAIVSYKKSISLRPEYAEAHYNLGNAFKEQGQLKKAVESYTQAILYKQNYVDAYYNLGNVLRSLHSPDKAVDSYKKAIMLKPDYAMAHCNLGSVLQELGKIDEAIVCYKIATTFRSDYVMAYCNLGAAYQELRKIDKAITVYKKALSLNPDFVLANCNLGSALQEAGLLDEAKTCYKKTIALNPEYAMAYSNLGSIYQEFGNIDKAVENYDQAISLNPDEPTAHKNKSIALLLNENFIEGWPEYEWRLKTKTNSLRDFLKPRWDGSSLSGNTILVHAEQGFGDTIQFVRYLPMVKAQGGHVIFECHDSLLRLLKNCDGIDRIIERSSHTVPDIHFDFHIPLLSLPGLFKTTIDSIPSDVPYVSVDAGLSEKWRYRLSNDSKYKIGIVWAGNPLFKNYNTRSSSLSDFAALAEIRELSLYSLQKGSSTLEKDNIPELSIKDLSKELNDFADTAAVMSNLDLVISTDTAVVHLAGAIGKPVWTLLHSAPDWRWWLKRTDSPWYPSMRLFRQKQLNDWTGVFEQVKEALVPECRLRNTNFQT; translated from the coding sequence ATGCCAGAAATAAAAACCAATACATTGATTCAGGAAGCGTACCAGCTGCATCAGGCAGGAATGCTAACAAAAGCCGAAAAACTTTATAATAAACTGATCAAAGAGCAACCGAACCAGATAGATGCTCTCTTCCTCCTGGGAACGCTTAATTTGCAACAAATGGACTTTGACACTGCATGTAGGTTTTTCAGAAAAACACTTAAATTAATGCCTGATCACGCTATAGCACATTGTAACCTCGGTACATCACTTCATGGATCAGGAAAGCTTGAGGAAGCCATTGTAAGTTATAAGAAGTCAATATCACTCAGACCGGAATATGCTGAAGCACATTATAACCTTGGTAATGCATTCAAGGAGCAGGGACAACTCAAAAAGGCTGTTGAAAGCTATACTCAGGCAATATTGTATAAACAGAATTATGTTGACGCATACTACAATCTGGGTAATGTTCTCCGTTCACTGCATAGTCCTGATAAAGCAGTTGATAGTTACAAGAAAGCAATAATGCTTAAACCGGATTACGCAATGGCGCACTGCAATCTTGGCTCTGTCCTTCAGGAACTTGGTAAGATTGATGAAGCGATAGTTTGTTACAAAATTGCAACGACATTCAGGTCGGATTATGTAATGGCATACTGCAATCTTGGTGCTGCATATCAAGAGCTTAGAAAGATTGATAAGGCAATAACGGTATATAAAAAAGCTCTTTCATTAAATCCTGACTTTGTATTAGCAAATTGCAACCTGGGTTCTGCTTTGCAGGAAGCAGGACTATTGGACGAAGCGAAAACATGTTATAAAAAAACTATTGCATTAAACCCTGAGTATGCGATGGCATACTCAAATCTCGGTTCAATATACCAGGAGTTTGGTAATATTGACAAGGCAGTAGAAAATTATGATCAAGCTATATCTCTGAACCCTGATGAACCTACGGCACATAAGAATAAATCTATCGCACTATTATTAAATGAGAACTTCATAGAGGGTTGGCCGGAATACGAATGGAGGCTTAAAACAAAGACCAATAGTCTAAGAGACTTCCTTAAACCAAGGTGGGACGGCTCTTCTCTGAGTGGAAATACTATTCTGGTTCATGCAGAGCAGGGTTTTGGAGATACTATACAATTTGTTCGATATCTTCCCATGGTTAAAGCACAGGGAGGACACGTGATATTCGAGTGTCATGACAGTCTCTTGCGTCTGCTCAAAAACTGTGATGGAATTGATAGAATTATAGAGAGATCATCTCATACTGTTCCGGATATACATTTTGATTTTCATATACCACTTTTAAGTTTACCAGGGTTATTTAAAACTACCATAGATTCAATACCATCTGATGTTCCCTATGTCTCGGTAGATGCGGGCCTTTCAGAGAAATGGCGATATAGGCTAAGCAATGACAGTAAATATAAGATTGGTATTGTATGGGCAGGTAATCCCTTATTTAAGAACTACAATACCAGGTCCAGCTCCCTGTCAGATTTCGCGGCTTTAGCAGAAATAAGAGAGCTATCACTCTACAGTCTTCAAAAAGGATCATCCACTTTAGAAAAAGATAATATTCCAGAGTTAAGTATCAAAGACTTGAGTAAAGAGTTAAATGATTTTGCGGACACTGCGGCAGTAATGAGTAATCTGGATCTTGTCATTTCAACAGACACTGCTGTAGTACATTTAGCCGGAGCTATAGGTAAACCGGTGTGGACATTATTACATTCAGCGCCTGACTGGCGTTGGTGGCTTAAACGTACCGATAGCCCGTGGTATCCGAGTATGCGGTTGTTTAGACAAAAACAGTTAAATGATTGGACAGGAGTGTTTGAGCAGGTGAAGGAAGCATTGGTTCCGGAGTGCAGATTGAGGAATACAAATTTCCAAACATAA